The genome window CGTCATTGGCTCAGACAAACTCAGGCCATCCGGGAAGCGCAGAGCCGACTGTGAACCTCTCTCAGGCCATCCGGGAAACTCCAACGCCGACGCGGTAGAGACCATCCATCGTCAACGTCTTCAACGGGCAATCGTCAGCATCTGGGCCTCCAGCTGATGCCATACCCCGGTATCCGCGGTTTCCACGGGCTCGACAGGGCGCTACTTATATGCGACAAGCTCCCGCGACAATTGACAGTCGACTAATTAGTCAACACAGCGAACGCAGCAACAATGGGTTCCAAAGCACAGCAACCCATCGAGGCGTCGCGCAAGAAGCCCGAGTACGAGTTCTTTGGACCGTAAGTGCGAACAATCCCTCTTGCTGCCCCGCATTTCGCTAATCACTTTTTCTGCAGACCCGGCGCTGCCCTGATCAGCTTcgtcctcccacccctcgtCTACGCCATCACCTTTGCGTGTAACGATCTGTCCGGCTGCCCAGCGccttccctcctccatcccaaaAACCTCGATCTCAATGTGTTGAAGCGCGAAGTTGGTTGGCCACAAGATGGGTGGCCTGGTCTCTTCAGTTGGGAGGCCACAGGGTGGACCTTGGCTTTCTACCTCTTCAACGCCATCCTGTACAGAATCCTTCCCGCGACCGAGACCGAGGGCACAGTTTTGCGAAGTGGTGGCCGGTTGAAGTACAGATTCAAtgccttctccaccaccatgtTCTGCATCgttgctgccgccgccggtaCCATCGCCCAGGGCGCCGAGTTCCCCCTTTGGACCTACATCACCGACAACTATGTGCAGATTCTGACTGCCAACACACTCATTGCCTATGCGCTCGCGACTTTTGTCTACGTTCGCAGCTTCAGCGTCAAGCCTGGCAACCCCGAGAATCGTGAGCTTGCTGCCGGTGGCGTTACTGGCAACATGATATACGACTGGTACATTGGGCGCGAGCTCAACCCACGcgtcaccctccccttcattGGCGAGATCGACATCAAAGAGTGGATGGAGTTGCGCCCCGGCATGCTGACCTACATTTTGCTGAACGGGGCTTTCATTGCGAAGCAGTACCGCAACTATGGCTATGTCACCGACAGCATCGTCTTCGTGGCTGTCGTGCAGACACTTTACGTCTTGGACGGCCAGTACATGGAGCCCGCCATCATGACGACTATGGATATTACCACCGATGGGTTTGGGTTCATGCTTTCGTTTGGTGACCTTGTCTGGGTTCCATTCATCTACACCCAGCAGACACGTTACCTTGCCACCCACCCACAGACGCTGGGTCCTTTGGGACTTGCCGGTGTCGGTGCTTTGTTGGTGCTCGGCTTTGCCATCTTCCGCCTGTCCAACAGCCAGAAGAATGACTTCCGCACCAACCCTAATGACCCCAAGCTGGCTCATCTCAAGTATATGCCCACCAAGGCGGGCACTCGTCTGCTCATCTCTGGCTGGTGGGGCATTGCCAGACACATCAACTACTTTGGTGACTGGCTTCAGGCTTGGCCCTACAGTTTGCCCACCGGGCTTGCCGGCTACACCATCCTGTCTGCAGGAAGTGCTGCTGTGGATGGCGCGACCAGGATGCTTGACGGCCGCCAGGTTATCCCCGGTGAGGCCAAGGGGTGGGGCATCATCTTCACCTACTTTTACGTCTTGTACTTTGCCATTCTGTTGATCCACCGTGACCGCAGAGACGACGAGAAGTGCGCCAAGAAGTATGGCGAGGACTGGGAGAAGTATAAGAAGACTGTCCGATGGAGGATCATTCCTTACATCTACTGAGGTTGGTAATGATGGCGAATGGGTTCTGGTGGGAATGGAGATGCAGTGGACATGGGAGAGGGGGCAATGAATAAAACGGTTGGGATCTTGGGCGGACTGGAATAATTTTGGGGCCAGATATAAATGCAGCAAAAATGTTTGAGTTGAATACATAGCAAATCTACATGCAATACATTAATCTAATACCATGCAACAAGACTCCCTCGCTGCTCTGACGAGTGACAGTTCGTGCCAGAActttccccttttccagGGCGGTGAGCAAACCGTGACAAGCAACAAATTGACTTGATGGCCCGTGCTTTCAGTCCAGCCAACCAACACGTGACAAAGTTTCAACAGTGGGTCTCGAAAATCAACCACCAGCGTTGGCTTGGCCAATCCATCAACGCGTGTTTCCGTCCTCAACACTGTAGACGAAAAACACACATCCAACCCGACGACGACCGAACCGCTGATCGAGTTTTTATCAGCCAACCACACATTCCATCAGACTGCTGTTCTTCTAGAGCCTCGGAAATCACGAATTCATCAAACCAGCCGCTACCATGTCTGACGTTAACATCCAGTGAGATACTGCCCTGCCAAACCGCCCATCTTATTCAAATCATAGGGGCAGAAGCTAATTATGCGGTTTTCTGTGATGTAGGGCACTTCTCAACAAGCCTCGTAACGAGTGCACGTAAGTCTGATCCTCTCAAACTCACTCTTTGCAGTCGAAATGACGCTGACCTCTTCAATAGTGAGTATGAGATTGCTCAACTGGTACGCATATTCAAACCTGCATCTTCAAACAAGGCAGAAGCCGAGCGAATCGGTGACTGACTTTTCGACCTTTCGATGATTACAGGAAGCCTATGAGATGAGCAATGGGCCGctttccctcctccagaCGGCCGTCCGCAGTCACTCTCAGGTTTTGATTAGCATTCGGTCAAATCGCAAGCTGTAAGTTTGTCATATCAATGAATGAGATGGGATATGGGGGCAATGCTGACCTGAGGTTTTGTCTGCGCGTTTTAGTCTTGCCAGAGTGAAGGCTTTTGACAGGCATTGCAACATGTAAGTCTTTTTCTATGACTGTTGAAGCTGTTGTTTTCTAGTGCTAACATTCTCTTAGGATTCTTGAGAACGTCGTAAGTGGCTACCTGCCGGATAGACGGACACCAGTCCCGAAGCCTTCAAGAGGCCCCCCCGAGGTGAGGCTGACTTTGGTTTTTATCTGTACAGAAAGAGATGTGGACCGAGACTCCAGTACACAACGGAAAGAAGGGCCGGCCGGTGAACAAGGATCGGTTTATCAGCAAGATGTAAGTGGCACCTGTGGTTCTTGAGGAGTTAGTTGCACTCTTGGCTGACATGGATTTTGCAGGTTCTTGCGGGGTGATAGTGTCATTCTCGTTTTGCTCAGCTGATTggattttttttgttggACCTTGAGGCTGGCCGGAGATAACTAGAGTGGCCTACAAAGTTGGCAAACACAACTGCCGTGCTTCAGGGTCTGGTTGACGGCCAAGAGATTCGGACCGTTTCGCTGCCCTCTCCGGGTTGTCGGGTAGCCGGTGGAGACGTTTAAGGTCGGTAAACAGAGGGTTGGGCGGGTGTCATTACACCGTGGCGTTTTCAGTTTTCAGGGCACTTTGCGAATTTGGCAGATTCTACATTTTCGGACCAACCagtataaataaaagctCGGCGTTGCTTTCGCTAATCACCAACCAAACGTCCTTTGAACATGGACTTGGGTGTCGGTAAGGATGGATAGGTGGGCAAGTAGTTGATTGACACTCGACATGGAAGGGTGGGAGCTCTTTGTGTTTCTTGGTTCTTTCCGGGAGAAGAACCTGAAGCTCCGTAACCCTGAAGCCGTTGCGCTACGGGATATAGGGCTACCCGAGACGCTCCCAGTTCCCCAAGGAGCTACACACAGATTGGCCCCTGACATCCATGCGCCGAGCCCATTCCATAACGTCAAGCAGTAGATACTGTGAGACCACGAGTTACATGTCCGGTGACCCGGGACGCTGCTGTTGAATCCATGACTACAACAGAGACAATACTGTACAACGTTGCATGACCTGCTGCTGGAGTGGTGTCTTCGTATGTTTGTTTAAGCATGTTTATACGACACACCGGTGACCAAGAGCATGGATACAGCGTTGGAGTCAGGAATGTAACACCAACCATCCGGTTTTCTTCGGCTTTTGTACTGTTTTTGTTGCAAAGAATGAAGTGAACTTTCacgtcctcatcatctcatcaccaGCGGAAGTGATGGTTCGTCGCCGCCTCGCTTGCTTCACCGGCAGCCGTGGCGTCGGAAAAGGACCGATGCAGGTTCGTACCGTGTAACCGAATTCCTCACAGCAAAGAGAGAAGATGGTACGGGGAAGGCGACCCGGCACATGGTCGAGTTGGTGGTTGCGGGgaagggtggaggggggaagacGGGGGAGCGGCTGGAGGCTTGTTCGGTGGTGTGGGGCGGAATCCACTGTTTACGACCGTTCAACTGTGGGATTCGGCTCGGGTTACAGTGTAACGGTCACTTAAGCGCACCAGAGGGGGGGGATCGTTGCTATCCGGCGACGGAAGCCAGCCCCAGGCTTTTCTCTTCGGTTGGGGAAATGTTTTCACGGCCACCGAAGGAAGGGGGTACTCAATCTGGCGGGTGAAGACTGGCTCACCAGTGCTCACCCTTGACTTTTCATCAGCGCCTGGTTCGATTGCCCAGTGTACGGATTCCACATTCATGTACGGTATGACAGGGATCAAGCACTTGCCGAGAGCTTCAAGCTTCTGTGGCGACCAAAGTGCCGATCTCCGCCGTCTCCACTAAATTATTCCCGAACATCGTCATCTTATTGACTTTTCATCTCGACCTCCAAGCACAGCAGTGGGATTCAATGTCAGCCTCCCGAGCCTCCCCCGCATTCTGGTCAGGGGAAAGGACGATCTCGTCCGTCAGATTGTCATCCGTGTTCGAGTGCAGCTTGGACGTGATCGGCCCTTTTCGCAACGGCGATGACCCGGCTTCTCACCCGccctccatcctcccacCTGCCCGAACGGATGCGCTGCTACCCTGCAAGGCGCTGCTCTCCATGAATGGATCGAGAGGCACTTCCTAACACTTCCCTGACTTGAGTCCTGGCTGTCCGGCCACTCCCACGGATCCCACATCTCGGGCTCTTGGGTTGTGCCATCAACTCACCAGGCGAGCATGCCGAGATGGGATGACGGCTGGCTTCCCGGAAACGGTCCACTGACGTACACAACGAGATTGACCGGCCAGCCAGCCATGAGCATCTCGGGATTAAAcaatggaggggaggggaagggacGCAGCCCTGTTAATATATATTGCTGCCCGCATAGCTCCTGTTGGTTTTGTCTCACTTCAGTGCCGTTGTCCGTGGTGATCTTCTGCATCTCCCTTGCCAACCTCCGGCAGCCTGCATCTCGCTGCACACATCAACACGAGCAGTTGCCACGATGAAGTTCAGCGTGGTGGTTGCCGCCGCCCTGGCAAGCGGCGCTCTTGCCACTCCCCAATATCCTCCAAAGGTACGCATGTTCCTTCTGTTGAGTCAGTCCTACGCCTCCACTGGCCACGAGCTCTCCATCGAGCCTCAGTTGTCGTCTACAAGATTCGGTGGTCAGAGCTCTCGAAGCTGTGAACCTGTGTTTGCTTTCTTCTGTTGCTCAACAGTTTGGCTGCCCTCACGCTTACCTCAGCCGCTGCACAAAACCTCTTTATCCAGATTGATACCGATCTGATCCTGCATGATCCGCAACCAACATGCAGCTTATACATGCAGCCTTCTGGCTACCCTTTCTTGCTGCCAGAGCCGCACCTGCTGACAACCACGCACAGCTCATCAAGAGAGACCTCGCGTACTCACCTCCCGTCTACCCTTCGCCATGGATGAACCCGGAAGCCGATGGATGGGCAGAGGCGTATGTGAAAGCTCGGGAGTTTGTCTCCCAGATGACGCTGTTGGAGAAGGTCAACTTGACGACTGGTACTGGGTGAGTATCACCTGCTCAGATGGCCCTAACGCCATGACTGACGCTGGTATAGTTGGGCCTCGGAGCAATGTGTCGGTCAAGTAGGAGCTATCCCTCGCCTGGGGCTCCGCAGTCTTTGCATGCACGACGCCCCCCTTGGTATCCGTGGAACCGACTACAATTCCGCCTTCCCTTCAGGTCAGACAGCTGCTGCTACATGGGACCGCCAGTTGATGTACCGCCGTGGTTATGCCATTGGCAAGGaagccaagggcaaggggatCAACGTGATTCTTGGACCTGTCGCCGGCCCTCTTGGTCGGATGCCCGCTGCTGGGCGAAATTGGGAGGGTTTCTCTCCGGATCCGGTCTTGACTGGAGTCGGCATGGCCGAGACTGTCAAGGGACATCAGGATGCGGGCGTGATTGCATGCGCAAAGCACTTTATTGGCAATGAACAAGGTATTTGCAAACAGAACCGGCAAGATGGCTGTAGTTCAACCGCGCTAATATGGCCACAGAACACTTCCGCCAAGTCGGCGAGGCTCGCGGTTATGGGTTCAACATCAGCGAGACTCTTTCCTCCAACATTGACGACAAGACGATGCACGAGCTTTACCTCTGGCCCTTTGCCGATGCCGTCCGCGCCGGTGTAGGCTCTTTTATGTGCAGCTACCAGCAGGTCAACAACTCCTATGGATGCCAAAATTCCAAGCTTATGAACGGTCTTTTGAAGGATGAGTTGGGCTTCCAGGGGTTCGTCTTGAGTGATTGGCAGGCCCAGCATACCGGTGCAGCTGCCGCCGCGGCTGGTCTCGACATGTCGATGCCCGGAGATACCGAGTTCAACACTGGCGTCAGCTTCTGGGGTACCAACCTCACTGTGGCTGTGCTCAACGGTACTGTTCCAGCTTATCGGATCGACGACATGGCCATGCGTATCATGGCAGCTTTCTTCAAGGTGGAGAAGAGCATTGAACTGGACCCCATCAACTTCAGTTTCTGGTCACTCGACACTTATGGGCCCATTCACTGGGCCGCGGGCGAGGGCTACCAGCAGATCAACTATCACGTCGATGTCCGGGCTGACCATGCAAACCTCATCCGTGAAATCGCTGCCAAGGGTACCGTTCTTCTCAAGAACACCGGCTCCCTGCCCCTGAACAAGCCCAAGTTTGTGGCGGTGATTGGAGAGGATGCCGGACCTAACCCCAACGGACCCAATTCTTGTGCCGATCGCGGGTGCAACAACGGCACACTCGCGATGGGCTGGGGTTCTGGCACTGCCAACTTTCCTTACCTCATCACGCCAGACGCTGCCCTGCAGGCCCAGGCCATCAAGGATGGGTCTCGCTATGAGAGCATTCTGACCAACTATGCGTCATCCCAGACCAGGGCCTTGGTATCGCAGGATAACGTCACCGCCATTGTTTTCGTCAACGCTGACTCTGGTGAGGGATACATCAACTTTGAAGGCAACATGGGCGATCGCAACAACTTGACACTCTGGAGAGGCGGCGATAACCTGGTCAAGAACGTTTCCAGATGGTGCAGCAACACAATTGTGGTCATCCACTCAACCGGTCCCGTTCTCATCAGCGAGTGGTATGATAGCCCGAACATCACTGCCATCCTCTGGGCCGGTCTTCCTGGACAAGAATCCGGCAACTCCATCACCGATGTTCTCTACGGCAAGGTGAACCCCTCTGGCAAGTCGCCATTCACCTGGGGCGCCACCCGCGAGGGCTACGGCGCTGATGTTCTTTACACCCCCAACAATGGCGAGGGCGCACCCCAGCAGGACTTTTCCGAGGGTGTGTTTATTGACTACCGCTACTTTGACAAGGCCAACACATCTGTCATTTATGAGTTTGGCCACGGCTTGAGTTATACTACCTTTGAGTACAGCAACATCCAGGTTACAAAGAAGAACGCTGGCCCCTACAAGCCAACGACAGGCCAGACAGCTCCCGCGCCGACTTTTGGGAACTTTTCGACGGATCTTAGCGATTACCTGTTCCCCGACGAGGAGTTCCCCTATGTCTATCAGTATATCTACCCCtatctcaacaccaccgacccGAGGAATGCTTCTGGCGACCCGCACTTTGGCCAGACGGCCGAGGAGTTTATGCCCCCGCACGCGATTGACGACTCGCCTCAGCCGTTGTTGCCGTCTTCGGGCAAGAACTCTCCCGGTGGCAACCAGGCGCTGTACGATATCCTGTACGAAGTCACGGCGGATATCACCAACACAGGGGAGATTGTGGGAGATGAGGTGGTCCAGCTGTATGTCTCTCTTGGCGGGCCTGATGACCCCAAGGTGGTGCTGCGCGACTTTGGCAAGCTCAGGATCGAGCCGGGTCAGACGGCCAAGTTTAGGGGGCtgttgacgaggagggatTTGAGCAACTGGGATGTGGTGAGCCAGGATTGGGTCATTAGTGAGCACACCAAGACGGTGTTTGTGGGGAAGAGCAGTAGGGATTTGGGGTTGAGCGCTGTTTTGGAGTGATACCTGTTCAAAGGGAGGGAATTAAGTTTTGTGTTATGGCATTGAATTAGCTGTTGTAGCGTTTTGACTTGCTATACTATGGATTATTACCTTGATACACCTTTTGCTCACCTCTGGCTTGGTTGTCAGCCCTCATGTTTGTCAGAAATTGGTCACGGATGTGATGGTCAAGAGTAGTCCGTCCTCAGTGTCTCGGTGGGAAAAACCCCCTTCCAGATTCACCAAGGAACTCTTCCAACCGAGACTTCTACCAGCAGCAAAgttcccgcctcctcct of Podospora pseudopauciseta strain CBS 411.78 chromosome 7 map unlocalized CBS411.78m_7, whole genome shotgun sequence contains these proteins:
- the ERG24 gene encoding erg24, C-14 sterol reductase (COG:I; COG:T; EggNog:ENOG503NUSE), which codes for MGSKAQQPIEASRKKPEYEFFGPPGAALISFVLPPLVYAITFACNDLSGCPAPSLLHPKNLDLNVLKREVGWPQDGWPGLFSWEATGWTLAFYLFNAILYRILPATETEGTVLRSGGRLKYRFNAFSTTMFCIVAAAAGTIAQGAEFPLWTYITDNYVQILTANTLIAYALATFVYVRSFSVKPGNPENRELAAGGVTGNMIYDWYIGRELNPRVTLPFIGEIDIKEWMELRPGMLTYILLNGAFIAKQYRNYGYVTDSIVFVAVVQTLYVLDGQYMEPAIMTTMDITTDGFGFMLSFGDLVWVPFIYTQQTRYLATHPQTLGPLGLAGVGALLVLGFAIFRLSNSQKNDFRTNPNDPKLAHLKYMPTKAGTRLLISGWWGIARHINYFGDWLQAWPYSLPTGLAGYTILSAGSAAVDGATRMLDGRQVIPGEAKGWGIIFTYFYVLYFAILLIHRDRRDDEKCAKKYGEDWEKYKKTVRWRIIPYIY
- the SMD2 gene encoding mRNA splicing protein (COG:A; EggNog:ENOG503P45M; BUSCO:EOG09265IT6), with amino-acid sequence MSDVNIQALLNKPRNECTEYEIAQLEAYEMSNGPLSLLQTAVRSHSQVLISIRSNRKLLARVKAFDRHCNMILENVKEMWTETPVHNGKKGRPVNKDRFISKMFLRGDSVILVLLS
- the BGL4_2 gene encoding beta-glucosidase (CAZy:GH3; COG:G; EggNog:ENOG503NVBN) produces the protein MQLIHAAFWLPFLAARAAPADNHAQLIKRDLAYSPPVYPSPWMNPEADGWAEAYVKAREFVSQMTLLEKVNLTTGTGWASEQCVGQVGAIPRLGLRSLCMHDAPLGIRGTDYNSAFPSGQTAAATWDRQLMYRRGYAIGKEAKGKGINVILGPVAGPLGRMPAAGRNWEGFSPDPVLTGVGMAETVKGHQDAGVIACAKHFIGNEQEHFRQVGEARGYGFNISETLSSNIDDKTMHELYLWPFADAVRAGVGSFMCSYQQVNNSYGCQNSKLMNGLLKDELGFQGFVLSDWQAQHTGAAAAAAGLDMSMPGDTEFNTGVSFWGTNLTVAVLNGTVPAYRIDDMAMRIMAAFFKVEKSIELDPINFSFWSLDTYGPIHWAAGEGYQQINYHVDVRADHANLIREIAAKGTVLLKNTGSLPLNKPKFVAVIGEDAGPNPNGPNSCADRGCNNGTLAMGWGSGTANFPYLITPDAALQAQAIKDGSRYESILTNYASSQTRALVSQDNVTAIVFVNADSGEGYINFEGNMGDRNNLTLWRGGDNLVKNVSRWCSNTIVVIHSTGPVLISEWYDSPNITAILWAGLPGQESGNSITDVLYGKVNPSGKSPFTWGATREGYGADVLYTPNNGEGAPQQDFSEGVFIDYRYFDKANTSVIYEFGHGLSYTTFEYSNIQVTKKNAGPYKPTTGQTAPAPTFGNFSTDLSDYLFPDEEFPYVYQYIYPYLNTTDPRNASGDPHFGQTAEEFMPPHAIDDSPQPLLPSSGKNSPGGNQALYDILYEVTADITNTGEIVGDEVVQLYVSLGGPDDPKVVLRDFGKLRIEPGQTAKFRGLLTRRDLSNWDVVSQDWVISEHTKTVFVGKSSRDLGLSAVLE